Proteins encoded together in one Pseudomonas sp. ADAK13 window:
- the bamB gene encoding outer membrane protein assembly factor BamB produces MRDVIRWKHAALLALAVLAAGCSSNSKKELPPAELTSFKEEVVLQKQWSRSIGDGQGDLYNLMVPAIDGDTIFAADSTGVVVSMDRMNGDVKWKKDLELPVSGAVGVGSGMVMLGTLKGDVVALDSSTGEEKWRARVTSEVLSPPATNGDVVVVQTQDDRVIGLDAATGNQRWLYDSTPAVLTLRGTSGPVVTSNLALAGLSTGKVVALDTQNGVPAWETRVAIPQGRSELDRVVDIDGGLLLSGDTLYVATYQGRVAALDVQSGRINWQRDASSYAGVAQGFGSVYVSLASGTVESVDERSTTALWSNDSLARRQLSAPEVFSSYVAVGDFEGYLHLLSQVDGRFVGRERIDSDGLRARPLVVGNMLYVYGNSGKLEALTIK; encoded by the coding sequence ATGCGTGACGTGATCCGTTGGAAACATGCAGCATTGCTGGCTCTGGCCGTTTTGGCCGCGGGTTGCAGCAGCAACAGCAAAAAAGAACTGCCTCCGGCCGAGCTGACCAGCTTCAAGGAAGAAGTGGTCCTGCAAAAGCAGTGGAGCCGCTCCATTGGTGACGGTCAGGGCGATCTTTACAACCTGATGGTCCCGGCGATCGACGGTGACACCATCTTCGCCGCTGACTCCACCGGCGTTGTGGTCTCCATGGATCGCATGAACGGCGACGTCAAGTGGAAGAAAGACCTCGAACTGCCTGTGTCCGGCGCCGTTGGCGTGGGTTCTGGCATGGTGATGCTCGGCACGCTGAAAGGCGACGTCGTGGCGCTGGATTCGAGCACCGGTGAAGAGAAATGGCGCGCTCGCGTGACCAGTGAAGTGCTCTCGCCACCGGCTACCAACGGTGACGTGGTTGTCGTCCAGACCCAGGATGACCGTGTGATCGGCCTCGACGCCGCCACCGGTAACCAGCGCTGGTTGTACGACAGCACGCCGGCGGTCCTGACCTTGCGCGGTACCAGCGGTCCGGTTGTGACCAGCAACCTGGCACTGGCAGGCCTGTCGACCGGTAAAGTGGTCGCCCTGGACACCCAGAACGGCGTGCCGGCCTGGGAAACCCGGGTCGCGATCCCTCAAGGTCGTTCGGAACTGGACCGCGTAGTGGACATCGACGGTGGCTTGCTGCTGTCGGGTGATACCCTCTACGTCGCCACTTATCAGGGCCGTGTTGCGGCACTGGACGTGCAAAGCGGCCGGATCAACTGGCAGCGTGATGCTTCCAGCTACGCCGGTGTCGCCCAAGGGTTTGGCAGCGTCTACGTAAGCCTGGCGTCCGGCACCGTTGAAAGTGTCGACGAGCGTTCCACCACTGCATTGTGGAGCAACGACTCCCTGGCCCGCCGTCAACTGTCGGCACCGGAAGTGTTCTCCAGCTACGTAGCGGTAGGTGACTTTGAAGGTTACCTGCACCTGCTGAGCCAGGTAGACGGTCGCTTCGTCGGTCGCGAACGCATCGACAGCGACGGCCTGCGTGCCCGTCCGCTGGTGGTAGGTAACATGCTTTACGTGTATGGCAACAGCGGCAAACTGGAAGCGCTGACCATCAAGTAA
- a CDS encoding pyridoxal phosphate-dependent aminotransferase — MITSKLPNVGTTIFTTMSQLAAETGALNLSQGFPDFNGPQGLLDAVGKHIALGHNQYAPMTGLPVLRQQVAAKIARSYGATVNADSEVTITPGATEAIFCAIQAVIRSGDEVIVFDPAYDSYEPSVELAGGRCVHVQLGLADFALDFEQLRAALSPRTRMIILNSPHNPTGALISRAELDQLAELIRDRDIYLVSDEVYEHLVFDGVPHVSVLAHEELYQRAFVVSSFGKTYHVTGWKTGYVVAPPALSAELRKVHQYVNFCGVTPLQYALADFMAEHPEHVEELPAFYQAKRDLFCDLLEPSRFSFSRVAGTYFQLVDYSQIRPDLDDVAMSLWMTREHGVATIPVSVFYQNPPQGQRLVRLCFAKREETLRQAAEKLCVI; from the coding sequence ATGATCACCAGCAAGCTGCCGAATGTCGGCACCACCATCTTCACCACCATGTCGCAACTCGCCGCCGAAACCGGTGCGCTCAACCTGTCCCAAGGTTTTCCCGACTTCAATGGGCCGCAAGGTTTGCTCGATGCGGTGGGCAAGCACATTGCCCTCGGCCATAACCAATACGCGCCCATGACCGGCCTGCCGGTGCTGCGCCAGCAAGTGGCGGCCAAGATTGCCCGCAGCTATGGCGCCACGGTGAATGCCGACAGCGAAGTGACCATCACCCCTGGCGCCACCGAGGCGATCTTCTGTGCGATCCAGGCGGTGATTCGCAGCGGTGATGAAGTCATCGTGTTCGATCCTGCCTACGACAGCTACGAGCCGTCGGTAGAACTGGCAGGCGGTCGCTGCGTGCATGTGCAACTGGGCCTGGCTGACTTCGCCCTGGACTTCGAGCAACTGCGTGCCGCGCTGTCACCGCGCACCCGCATGATCATCCTCAACAGCCCCCACAACCCCACCGGCGCCCTGATCAGCCGTGCCGAGCTGGACCAGTTGGCCGAGTTGATCCGCGACCGCGATATCTACCTGGTCAGCGATGAGGTCTACGAGCACCTGGTATTTGACGGTGTGCCCCACGTCAGCGTGCTGGCCCACGAAGAGCTGTACCAGCGTGCCTTTGTGGTCAGCTCCTTCGGCAAGACCTACCACGTCACCGGCTGGAAAACCGGCTATGTGGTCGCGCCCCCGGCCCTCAGCGCCGAGCTGCGCAAGGTGCATCAATATGTCAACTTTTGCGGCGTGACCCCGTTGCAGTACGCTTTGGCAGACTTCATGGCCGAACACCCGGAACACGTCGAAGAACTGCCGGCGTTTTATCAAGCCAAGCGCGACCTGTTCTGCGACCTGCTGGAACCGTCGCGTTTCAGCTTTAGCCGGGTGGCCGGTACTTACTTCCAACTGGTGGATTACTCACAGATTCGCCCGGACCTGGATGACGTCGCCATGTCACTGTGGATGACCCGCGAACATGGCGTGGCGACGATCCCGGTCTCGGTGTTCTACCAGAACCCACCGCAAGGCCAGCGCCTGGTGCGACTGTGCTTTGCCAAACGCGAGGAGACGCTGCGTCAAGCAGCCGAGAAACTATGCGTGATCTGA
- the ispG gene encoding flavodoxin-dependent (E)-4-hydroxy-3-methylbut-2-enyl-diphosphate synthase, with product MHGESPIKRRVSRKIWVGSVPVGGDAPIAVQSMTNSDTNDVAATVAQINRLEAAGVDIVRVSVPDMDAAEAFGRIKQLVKVPLVADIHFDYKIALRVAELGVDCLRINPGNIGREDRVRAVVDAARDRGIPIRIGVNAGSLEKDLQKKYGEPTPAALVESALRHVEHLERLNFQDFKVSVKASDVFMAVEAYRLLAKEIVQPLHLGITEAGGLRSGTVKSAVGLGMLLADGIGDTIRISLAADPVEEVKVGYDILKSLHLRSRGINFIACPSCSRQNFDVVKTMNELEVRLEDLLVPLDVAVIGCVVNGPGEAKEAHVGLTGGTPNLIYIDGKPSQKLTNDNLVDELERLIRQKAAEKVEADAAVIARG from the coding sequence ATGCACGGCGAATCTCCAATCAAACGTCGCGTATCGCGCAAGATCTGGGTCGGCTCGGTGCCGGTGGGCGGCGATGCCCCCATCGCTGTACAGAGCATGACCAACAGCGACACCAATGATGTGGCGGCCACCGTTGCCCAGATCAATCGTCTGGAAGCGGCTGGCGTCGATATCGTGCGGGTGTCCGTGCCGGACATGGACGCTGCCGAAGCCTTCGGCCGCATCAAGCAACTGGTCAAGGTGCCGCTGGTCGCCGATATCCACTTCGACTACAAGATCGCGTTGCGCGTGGCCGAACTGGGCGTCGATTGCCTGCGGATCAACCCGGGCAACATCGGTCGTGAAGACCGGGTTCGCGCCGTGGTGGATGCTGCCCGTGATCGCGGGATTCCAATCCGCATCGGCGTCAATGCCGGTTCCCTGGAAAAAGACCTGCAAAAGAAATACGGCGAGCCGACTCCGGCCGCATTGGTCGAGTCCGCGTTGCGCCACGTTGAACACCTTGAGCGCCTGAATTTCCAGGACTTCAAGGTCAGCGTAAAGGCTTCCGACGTGTTCATGGCGGTAGAAGCGTACCGCCTGCTGGCCAAGGAAATCGTCCAGCCATTGCACCTGGGTATCACCGAAGCCGGCGGTTTACGCTCAGGCACAGTGAAATCTGCGGTGGGTCTCGGTATGCTGCTGGCCGACGGGATTGGCGATACTATTCGCATCTCCCTCGCGGCAGACCCGGTAGAGGAAGTGAAAGTCGGCTACGACATTCTCAAATCCCTGCATTTGCGTTCCCGTGGCATCAACTTCATTGCCTGCCCGAGTTGCTCGCGGCAGAACTTCGACGTGGTGAAAACCATGAACGAACTGGAAGTACGCCTCGAGGACCTGCTGGTGCCGCTGGATGTTGCGGTGATTGGTTGTGTGGTCAACGGGCCGGGTGAGGCCAAAGAGGCCCATGTGGGCCTGACCGGTGGTACGCCAAACCTGATTTACATCGACGGCAAGCCGTCGCAGAAACTGACGAATGACAATCTGGTGGATGAGCTGGAACGGCTGATCCGCCAGAAAGCGGCCGAAAAGGTCGAAGCTGACGCAGCGGTTATCGCGCGCGGCTGA
- the der gene encoding ribosome biogenesis GTPase Der produces MVPVIALVGRPNVGKSTLFNRLTRTRDAIVGDLSGLTRDRQYGEAKWQGRSYIIVDTGGISGDEHGMDEKMAEQSLLAIEEADVVLFLVDARAGYTAADQMIGEHLRKRNKRSYVVANKIDNIDPEMARAEFSPMGLGDAIPIAGAHGRGITQMLEIALRDFPRDDVDEVEGEEEIVAEGEEAKRIPGPSEKDGIKIAIIGRPNVGKSTLVNRMLGEDRVIVYDEPGTTRDSIYIPFERNDEKYTLIDTAGVRKRGKIHEEVEKFSVVKTLQAIKDANVVIFVMDAREGVVDHDLNLLGFALEAGRALVIAINKWDGMTPSERDYVKVELQRRLFFVEFADIHFISALHGTGVGNLYASVQNSFKSAVTRWPTNRLTQILEDAVSEHAPPMVNNRRIKLRYAHLGGANPPIIVIHGNQLEKVPKSYVRYLENTYRRVLKLVGTPIRIEFKGGENPYEGNKNSLTDRQVNKKRRMMTHHKKADKKRRDKR; encoded by the coding sequence ATGGTTCCCGTAATCGCCCTGGTGGGCCGACCGAACGTCGGCAAGTCCACCTTGTTCAACCGCCTGACCAGGACTCGCGACGCCATCGTCGGCGACTTGTCCGGTCTGACCCGTGATCGCCAATACGGTGAGGCAAAGTGGCAAGGGCGCTCCTACATTATTGTCGACACCGGTGGTATCTCCGGTGACGAGCATGGCATGGACGAAAAGATGGCCGAGCAGTCGCTGCTGGCCATTGAAGAAGCCGATGTCGTGTTGTTCCTGGTGGACGCCCGCGCGGGCTACACCGCCGCTGACCAAATGATTGGCGAGCACCTGCGCAAGCGCAACAAGCGTTCCTACGTGGTGGCCAACAAGATCGACAACATCGATCCTGAAATGGCCCGCGCCGAATTCAGCCCGATGGGCCTGGGCGACGCGATCCCGATCGCCGGTGCTCACGGTCGTGGCATCACCCAGATGCTGGAAATCGCCCTGCGCGATTTCCCGCGTGATGACGTGGATGAAGTCGAAGGCGAAGAAGAGATCGTTGCCGAAGGCGAGGAAGCCAAGCGCATTCCTGGCCCAAGCGAAAAAGACGGTATCAAGATCGCGATCATCGGTCGCCCGAACGTCGGCAAGTCGACCCTGGTCAACCGTATGCTCGGTGAAGACCGGGTCATCGTCTATGACGAGCCCGGCACCACCCGCGACAGTATCTACATCCCGTTCGAGCGTAACGACGAGAAGTACACGCTGATCGACACCGCCGGTGTGCGCAAGCGCGGCAAGATCCACGAGGAAGTTGAAAAGTTCTCCGTGGTGAAAACCCTGCAGGCGATCAAAGACGCCAACGTGGTGATCTTCGTCATGGACGCCCGCGAAGGCGTGGTAGACCACGACCTGAACTTGCTGGGCTTTGCCCTGGAAGCCGGTCGCGCCCTGGTGATTGCGATCAACAAGTGGGATGGCATGACGCCAAGCGAGCGCGACTACGTCAAGGTCGAGCTGCAGCGTCGTCTGTTCTTCGTCGAGTTCGCCGATATTCACTTTATCTCGGCACTGCACGGTACCGGCGTGGGCAACCTCTACGCGTCGGTGCAGAACTCGTTCAAGTCCGCGGTTACCCGCTGGCCGACTAACCGCCTGACCCAGATTCTTGAAGATGCGGTCAGCGAGCACGCGCCACCGATGGTCAATAACCGTCGGATCAAGCTGCGCTACGCCCACTTGGGTGGCGCCAACCCGCCGATTATCGTGATCCACGGTAACCAGTTGGAGAAAGTGCCGAAGTCCTACGTGCGTTACCTGGAAAATACCTATCGCCGTGTCTTGAAACTGGTCGGTACGCCGATCCGTATCGAGTTCAAGGGTGGCGAGAACCCGTACGAAGGTAACAAGAACAGCCTCACCGACCGCCAGGTAAACAAAAAGCGCCGGATGATGACGCACCACAAGAAAGCCGACAAAAAGCGCCGCGACAAGCGCTGA
- a CDS encoding amidohydrolase, whose product MRDLSALPNLNIALVQTTLAWHDRQANLEHFELLLEQASGADLIVLPEMFTTGFSMESQTLAEPENGPTHQWLQAQAKKYNAVITGSVIIQAADRSHRNRLLWARPDGEVLHYDKRHLFRMAGEHDHYTPGERQVQFELKGWRIRPLICYDLRFPVWSRDAQDTDLLLYTANWPGARRQHWNRLLPARAIENLCYVAAVNRVGTDGKGFAYTGDSQVVDFQGESLLSAGEADGVFQVCLDAAELAAYRTRFPANLDADSFAFV is encoded by the coding sequence ATGCGTGATCTGAGTGCACTGCCCAACCTGAACATTGCTTTGGTGCAAACCACCCTGGCCTGGCACGACCGCCAGGCGAACCTGGAGCATTTCGAACTGCTGCTGGAGCAGGCAAGCGGCGCCGACCTGATCGTGCTGCCGGAGATGTTCACCACCGGTTTCTCGATGGAATCGCAAACCCTTGCCGAACCTGAAAACGGTCCCACCCATCAATGGCTGCAGGCTCAGGCGAAGAAGTACAACGCCGTGATCACCGGCAGCGTGATCATCCAGGCCGCTGACCGCAGCCACCGCAACCGCCTGCTGTGGGCGCGCCCGGATGGCGAGGTGTTGCACTACGACAAGCGGCACCTGTTCCGCATGGCCGGTGAGCATGACCACTACACCCCCGGCGAGCGCCAGGTGCAGTTCGAACTCAAGGGCTGGCGGATTCGTCCGCTGATCTGCTACGACCTGCGCTTCCCGGTATGGAGCCGTGATGCCCAGGACACGGACCTGCTGCTGTACACCGCCAACTGGCCGGGTGCACGACGCCAGCACTGGAACCGCCTGCTGCCGGCCCGGGCCATCGAAAACCTGTGCTACGTGGCGGCGGTGAATCGAGTGGGCACTGACGGGAAAGGTTTTGCCTACACCGGTGACAGCCAGGTCGTGGACTTCCAGGGAGAAAGCCTGCTGAGTGCAGGGGAGGCGGACGGGGTGTTCCAGGTGTGCCTGGATGCGGCGGAATTGGCAGCGTACCGCACACGCTTCCCGGCGAACCTGGATGCGGACAGCTTCGCGTTTGTCTGA
- a CDS encoding YfgM family protein — protein MSSTDDDQLAEFKDWWQRNGKPLVTGGLLALVVVFGWQAWHKYQANQSQGASIIYQQLLETTLTPNGKPDLAQVADLAGKLKSEFGGSTYAQYGSLFVAKVAVDNGKLDDAASELKAITDKPANPTLGEIARQRLAQVLAAQNKADDALKLLDGDADKAFLATREELKGDLLVQLGRTDEANAAYQKAKAALSDEAAVGGLQIKLDDLAKGDA, from the coding sequence GTGTCGAGTACTGATGATGACCAGCTGGCCGAGTTCAAAGACTGGTGGCAGCGCAACGGCAAGCCCCTGGTCACTGGCGGTTTGCTGGCTTTAGTAGTGGTGTTCGGCTGGCAAGCCTGGCACAAGTATCAGGCTAACCAGTCGCAAGGCGCCTCGATTATCTATCAGCAATTGCTGGAAACCACGCTGACGCCAAACGGCAAGCCGGACCTCGCCCAAGTGGCAGACCTGGCTGGCAAGCTGAAGAGCGAATTCGGCGGTAGCACCTACGCGCAATACGGCAGCCTGTTCGTCGCAAAAGTTGCGGTCGACAACGGCAAGCTGGATGACGCAGCCTCCGAGCTGAAAGCCATCACCGACAAGCCGGCCAACCCGACACTGGGTGAAATCGCACGTCAGCGTCTGGCTCAGGTACTGGCGGCACAGAACAAGGCCGACGACGCACTGAAACTGCTCGACGGCGATGCTGACAAGGCATTCCTGGCTACTCGTGAAGAGCTCAAGGGCGACCTGCTGGTCCAATTGGGTCGTACCGACGAAGCCAATGCTGCGTACCAAAAAGCCAAGGCGGCGCTGTCTGATGAAGCGGCGGTCGGTGGCTTACAAATCAAGCTCGACGACTTGGCCAAAGGGGATGCGTGA
- the hisS gene encoding histidine--tRNA ligase: MSKSLQAIRGMNDILPEQTPLWRYFEGTVARLLDNYGYKQIRMPIVEFTELFKRSIGEVTDIVEKEMYTFEDRNGDSLTLRPEGTAACVRAVLEHGLTGGGQPQKLWYIGPMFRHERPQKGRYRQFHQIGLEVFNLDGPDIDAELIVLTWRLWGMLGIRDAVKLELNSLGTSESRGRYREALVEFLSAHLDKLDEDSQRRLKTNPLRVLDTKNAETQAVLVDAPKMADYLDDESRIHFEGLKARLDAAGIPYVINPKLVRGLDYYSKTVFEWVTDKLGAQGTVCAGGRYDGLVEQMGGKPTTGVGFAMGIERLILLLETLEQVPDEISRQVDVYFCAFGEAAELAALALSENLRDQLPNLRLQVNAGAGSFKSQFKKADKSGALYALILGDDELAQQVVSFKPLRGQGEQQSIAFDALAAHLATCIVQG; encoded by the coding sequence GTGAGCAAGTCTCTGCAAGCCATTCGTGGCATGAACGACATCCTGCCTGAGCAGACGCCCCTGTGGCGCTACTTCGAGGGCACTGTCGCGCGCCTGCTGGATAACTACGGTTACAAGCAGATCCGCATGCCGATCGTCGAGTTCACCGAGCTGTTCAAACGCTCCATCGGTGAAGTGACCGACATCGTCGAAAAAGAGATGTACACCTTCGAAGACCGCAACGGCGACTCCCTGACCCTGCGTCCCGAAGGTACTGCCGCGTGCGTGCGTGCGGTGCTGGAACATGGCCTCACCGGCGGTGGCCAGCCGCAGAAGCTTTGGTACATCGGCCCGATGTTCCGCCACGAACGTCCGCAAAAAGGCCGTTATCGCCAGTTCCACCAGATCGGCCTGGAAGTGTTCAACCTCGACGGTCCGGACATCGACGCCGAGCTGATCGTACTGACCTGGCGCCTGTGGGGCATGCTGGGCATCCGTGACGCGGTGAAGCTTGAGCTCAACAGTCTGGGCACCAGCGAATCCCGAGGTCGCTACCGCGAAGCCCTGGTCGAATTCCTGTCGGCTCACCTGGACAAGCTGGACGAAGACAGCCAGCGCCGTCTGAAAACCAACCCGCTGCGGGTACTGGACACCAAGAACGCCGAGACCCAGGCCGTACTCGTGGACGCGCCAAAAATGGCCGACTACCTGGACGACGAATCCCGTATCCACTTCGAGGGCCTCAAGGCTCGCCTGGATGCGGCCGGTATTCCTTACGTCATCAACCCTAAATTGGTGCGTGGTCTCGATTACTACAGCAAGACCGTGTTCGAGTGGGTCACCGACAAGCTCGGCGCCCAGGGCACCGTGTGTGCCGGTGGCCGTTACGACGGCCTGGTCGAGCAGATGGGCGGCAAGCCGACCACCGGTGTCGGTTTCGCCATGGGCATCGAGCGGCTGATCCTGCTGCTGGAAACCCTGGAGCAGGTTCCCGATGAAATCTCCCGTCAGGTGGACGTGTACTTCTGTGCCTTTGGCGAGGCGGCTGAACTGGCTGCCCTGGCCCTGAGCGAGAATTTGCGCGACCAACTGCCGAACCTGCGCCTGCAAGTCAATGCCGGCGCCGGCAGCTTCAAAAGCCAGTTCAAGAAAGCCGACAAGAGCGGTGCACTGTATGCACTGATCCTGGGTGATGATGAGTTGGCCCAGCAAGTGGTAAGTTTCAAACCCCTGCGTGGTCAGGGTGAACAACAAAGCATTGCCTTTGATGCGCTTGCAGCGCACCTGGCCACCTGCATCGTGCAGGGTTGA
- the leuA gene encoding 2-isopropylmalate synthase: MSMLKDPSSKYRAFPTIDIPDRTWPSKTITAAPIWCSSDLRDGNQSLIEPMDAVKKLRFWKTLVAVGVKEIEASFPAASQTDFDFVRTLIEDNHIPADTTIQVLTQGREDLIARTFESLRGAKKAIVHLYNATSPSFRRIVFNQDKDGIKAIAVNAAKLFVKYAAQQPETQWTFEYSPETFSATELEFAKEVCDAVIEVWNPTPEHKVILNLPATVECATPNIYADQIEWFGRHINRRDSVIISLHTHNDRGTGVAATELGLMAGADRVEGCLFGNGERTGNVDLVTVALNMYTQGLDPQLDFSDIDGIRKVVEECNQIPVHPRHPYVGDLVHTAFSGSHQDAIRKGFTQQKDDALWEVPYLPIDPADIGRSYEAVIRVNSQSGKGGIAYLLEQEYGISLPRRMQIEFSQVVQAETDRVGLEMTAAQIYSLLQREYLQANTPYALVSHRLQEENGNSSVEVEVSGKGQGETNLRWHGKGNGALEALVAGLPIGVEIMDYNEHAIGAGTNAKAAAYIELRVNGERPVHGVGIDENITTASFKALFSALNRSLSHQEAKAA; encoded by the coding sequence ATGAGCATGCTCAAAGACCCGTCTTCGAAGTACCGCGCGTTCCCGACCATTGATATCCCGGACCGTACCTGGCCGTCGAAGACCATCACCGCCGCGCCGATCTGGTGCAGTTCCGACTTGCGCGACGGCAACCAGTCTCTGATCGAACCGATGGACGCGGTGAAAAAGCTGCGCTTCTGGAAGACCCTGGTCGCCGTCGGCGTGAAGGAAATCGAAGCCTCCTTCCCGGCCGCCTCGCAAACCGACTTCGACTTCGTGCGTACCCTGATCGAAGACAACCACATCCCCGCGGACACCACCATCCAGGTGCTGACCCAGGGCCGTGAAGACTTGATCGCGCGCACCTTCGAATCCCTGCGCGGCGCGAAGAAAGCCATCGTTCACTTGTACAACGCCACCTCGCCGTCGTTCCGCCGCATCGTGTTCAACCAGGACAAGGACGGCATCAAGGCCATCGCGGTCAACGCGGCCAAGCTGTTCGTCAAATACGCCGCCCAGCAGCCGGAAACCCAGTGGACCTTCGAGTACTCGCCAGAGACCTTCAGCGCCACTGAGCTGGAGTTCGCCAAGGAAGTCTGTGACGCGGTGATCGAGGTCTGGAACCCGACGCCCGAGCACAAGGTGATCCTCAACCTGCCGGCTACCGTGGAATGTGCCACCCCGAACATCTATGCCGACCAGATCGAGTGGTTCGGTCGCCATATCAACCGTCGCGACAGCGTGATCATCAGCCTGCACACCCACAACGACCGTGGCACTGGCGTCGCCGCCACCGAGCTGGGCCTGATGGCCGGCGCTGATCGCGTCGAAGGCTGCCTGTTCGGCAACGGCGAGCGTACCGGTAACGTCGACCTGGTGACGGTGGCGTTGAACATGTACACCCAGGGCCTCGACCCGCAGTTGGACTTCTCCGACATCGACGGCATCCGCAAGGTCGTCGAAGAGTGCAACCAGATCCCGGTGCACCCACGTCACCCGTATGTTGGCGACCTGGTTCACACCGCCTTCTCCGGCTCCCACCAGGACGCGATCCGCAAGGGCTTCACCCAGCAGAAAGACGACGCCCTGTGGGAGGTGCCGTACTTGCCGATCGACCCGGCCGACATCGGCCGCAGCTACGAGGCGGTGATCCGCGTCAACAGCCAGTCGGGCAAAGGCGGTATCGCCTATCTGCTGGAGCAGGAATACGGCATCAGCTTGCCGCGCCGCATGCAGATCGAGTTCAGCCAGGTGGTACAGGCCGAAACCGACCGTGTGGGCCTGGAGATGACTGCCGCGCAGATCTACAGCTTGTTGCAGCGTGAATACCTGCAAGCCAACACGCCGTACGCGCTGGTGAGCCATCGCCTGCAGGAAGAGAACGGCAACAGCTCGGTGGAAGTTGAAGTCTCCGGCAAGGGCCAGGGCGAAACTAACCTGCGCTGGCACGGTAAAGGCAACGGCGCCCTGGAAGCACTGGTGGCCGGGCTGCCGATTGGCGTGGAGATCATGGACTACAACGAACACGCGATTGGCGCCGGCACCAATGCCAAGGCGGCGGCCTACATTGAGCTGCGAGTGAACGGTGAGCGTCCGGTGCACGGCGTGGGCATTGATGAAAACATCACCACGGCAAGCTTCAAGGCACTGTTCAGCGCGCTGAACCGCTCGTTGAGCCATCAGGAAGCCAAGGCGGCGTAA
- a CDS encoding RodZ domain-containing protein produces MKAAHPEVVAANRGNPGETLRQARESNGWSLAEVALKLNLTTTSLGNLEAGAFDKLPGHTFARGYIRAYAKLLGIDQAALVQEFDQITGTDSQGSNVHGLGRIEEPVRVSHTILRIVSLLLLIAVIGGGFVWWQDQTSQRGKDLSSNAMEHVEVESADGTTQIHPLDEPEDQAVAQGQAAPEAEPGAEQPAPEAGAAPAAPAVAPAPAVATTPVAPAHTPAAPAHAPAVPAPAPATTAPVTPAAPAISAPTTPVLIAGDGRVQITYVADCWTQVSDGNGKVLFSGLKRKGDTLDQGGKPPLTLRLGFARGAQVAYNGQPVDVAPFTSGETARLKLGQ; encoded by the coding sequence GAAACCCAGGCGAGACCTTGCGTCAGGCCCGCGAAAGCAATGGTTGGTCGCTGGCAGAAGTGGCCCTCAAGCTCAATTTGACCACGACTTCATTGGGCAACCTTGAAGCTGGCGCGTTCGACAAGCTGCCAGGGCATACCTTTGCCCGCGGCTATATCCGCGCCTACGCCAAGTTGCTCGGTATCGACCAGGCCGCATTGGTCCAGGAATTCGACCAGATCACCGGCACCGATTCCCAAGGCAGCAATGTCCATGGCCTGGGCCGCATAGAAGAGCCTGTGCGGGTTTCCCACACTATTTTGCGAATTGTCAGCCTGTTGCTGCTGATCGCCGTGATCGGCGGTGGCTTTGTATGGTGGCAGGACCAGACCTCCCAGCGCGGCAAGGACCTGTCCAGCAACGCCATGGAGCACGTCGAAGTCGAAAGCGCCGACGGCACCACCCAGATTCATCCGCTGGACGAGCCGGAAGACCAGGCCGTAGCCCAGGGCCAGGCCGCGCCTGAGGCCGAGCCTGGTGCCGAGCAACCTGCGCCGGAAGCCGGGGCTGCCCCTGCCGCTCCTGCCGTCGCACCCGCTCCAGCGGTTGCAACGACGCCTGTTGCTCCGGCTCACACGCCAGCCGCTCCGGCCCATGCCCCGGCTGTGCCTGCGCCGGCTCCGGCGACAACGGCTCCGGTCACCCCGGCAGCCCCGGCGATTTCCGCGCCAACCACGCCGGTGCTTATCGCCGGTGATGGCCGAGTACAAATTACCTACGTCGCTGACTGCTGGACGCAAGTCTCCGATGGCAACGGCAAGGTGCTGTTCAGTGGTCTGAAGCGTAAGGGAGATACACTTGACCAGGGCGGCAAGCCTCCTTTGACGCTGCGTCTGGGCTTCGCCCGTGGCGCGCAAGTGGCCTACAACGGCCAGCCTGTGGACGTGGCGCCGTTCACCAGTGGCGAGACTGCTCGCCTCAAGTTGGGACAATAA